In Scophthalmus maximus strain ysfricsl-2021 chromosome 5, ASM2237912v1, whole genome shotgun sequence, the sequence GTGGAATATGTCGTAGTCGAGGCTAATTGCACCAATGACGCCTGCATGCCCCTGAATGACCCCATGGCTGTAAGTATGCACAGCATCAGTTTAGTTTTTCAAAAGAacaaccattttttaaaaatacgtAGAGAAGTTCAACAAACCATATTGGAAAGAATGATTATACACATTTTAAGACCTGGTTTTTAGCTAATCTATGAACAATGAACAAGAATGAGTCATGGTCATCCTTTCTCTCACAGCAACGTGGTATTTGTACTGCCAAAGGGTTCAAAATTGCTCACAGTGTGGACTGCAAGATGTTTGCCGCACCCATGGTAAAAAGCTGTGTTTCAATTCACCATGTAATTTTTGATGGGCAAAAGTAAGTGCTGAACTTTCCCAACCTACACTCTGTTGATGCATacaatttttttgcagatgcCTGCTGTAGATGCCAACAGCACTGTAGCTGCAGCTCCTGCCGTGCCACCAGCAGTCCACGTACATACAGACAGCCTGTCACGCAGGCATGGTCTAAAACACCACAAACTGACCTCTCTCCATGACCCTCAACAAAGTGGCCTTCTGTCAGCAGAGTCAGCTGAGTCAGCAGAAATTGTACCTGTGGTCCCTGCTGTggttgctgcagctgctgatccTGCTCCAGCCGCTGATCCTGCTCCAACTGCTGCTGATCCTGCTCCAACTGCTGCTGATCCTGCTCCAACTGCTGACTCAACCTCAGATTCCTCAAGCAGTAAAGAGGTCCCTGTTATTATGTTTAAGAGGGACATAGCTGCTGCAGCCGCCCCAGCAGTAGCTGATAGCCCAGCAGCTCTAACAGATCCAATTCTTCTTGTGCCAGTCTGCCCAGGACGGgtcagatttttcagttgaacaggcACCACACACTCTATGTACCTGCTGCCTCCAGCGGCATTGATGCTAGTGTACCTTAAATCAATGTAGGAACAGGTGCTGTGGTAGTTTCCAACTAAtgaagaataaattaaattgtCGAAATAACATAATTAATTGCAAAACGCCCATTGAAATTCCTGAAAATTTGATTAGAAAGGTGACTGTCATGCTGAATAAATCTCTGAAGTCAAAATTTTTTATGTTCTTCCTTTTCTTAattgtgattttctttaaagtaaaataaaaaacaactagtTGATGAAGGATTGAGTAATATGAGGTCTTTTACTGGTCACATTTACAACCTCATACAGCAATTTTATTGAGCAAACTGGCAAAGGAATACATTTAATCATTCATGCCACATCGTTCAGGGTAATTGCAAAACCGTGTTGTTTTCTGATCAATACTCATGCCAATGACATTGACATTTCTACTAATACAGCCACAGGAAAAATAATCTATATACAAGTATATATTTTAGTTATTTACACAATATATCACATAAGAGATCTTAGTCAAATTCTCCCTGTGGTCACTGTATATTGTTTGTATCATTGGAGCTGtccattgtgttgttttaaaagaaaactcacTCAGACGATGacctaaaaaaaacacgaaGAAGCTGACCAATGGCTGCTCTCCACACATCCAGATGAAATACAAGGTAATCAAGGTTTTCATTACTGAACCTAAATTATGAAATGGTCTGGATCTTCCACTGTAATTTTTACACCATTGTTTGTGACTCGATCAATTATAGTGGCTCTATACAACTGCACAGCTCTGGGTCTTCCACCACACATCCCAGCTGTCTGgattaattgagaaaacattttaaagatctTGTAGGCAGTAATCAAATTAGACTATACCAAAAGGGAAAAGGTAATTTTACCCTAATGTAggctataataaaaaaaatctcaaagcaaatattttttgggaTTGCACTCAATATGGCCACTGATGAATGGGTAAATGCTATTTGATGTATTCACATGAATGGGTCAATGTGCAATAACCACCAGTTCatggaaaaagcaaaaagaaagacaaataaagtttAAGGGCAATGCACCTTTTGGGTCTAAAAAGCGGATACATGCATTATGCCAACATTTTCTGAGTAAACCATCAACTTCAAAATTAGTTGTAAGCGGAAAAGGCCATTTACCAACTATGGCAAAACAAAGACTTCCGTAACTTCtatttcagttttaacattttatctACCCACCCACTTTTATTACAATGCAACCCAGACCAAAAGAAAACGAAACAAAGACAGGTACTGTTTCAattgtttattcatattgaaGGGAACCAATTTCTGTTTCCGATGTCCACCTTTTCTCTGGGCGGCTAGGTTCAGTCCTGTAAGGAGACAAGCACATTAGTACAAAAGACTGGGTTCAGCAGtttgattaaaatataaaataaaacacaccctTTGATGGTGCCCTGCTGAGCTCCATTGTTGAAATGCACTTCTAGGAACATGGGCTGGAATCCTTTGGCTGGAGCCTAGAGGTTTGATGGGCTTCCACATTCCTTTCAGTGATTCAAGGAACTCTGGCTTTAAATGTGCTGTACTGAAAGAGGGGTCCTGGGGCAAAGGCACAAAATGAGAGCCATCCGTAGCAGAGATAAACAATTGCAAACTTTCTGAGTTATCACCAGGCCTTGCAATGTAGTTGACATTAGCAGTTGAAGGATTGGACATTCTTCTCAGCCAATCCGGGTGCTGGGGTCGGTTCTTTGGTGGATTTAAATTCTGAGGAAGCAGTTTAAGATTTCGATGAATCAGATCTTTCTTGTAACTGTTGGGCTCCATAGTTGGTGGACCATGCTGTAGCAGCTCATAACTCTGAGATTCAGAATTGGGTTGGACTGTCTGTTCTTGGGTGGTGGGTTTCGTTGAGCCACTCACAAATGGCTGTGAGGAGTTACTGATGGGTGCTGGAACCTCTTCAAGCGTTTGAGAGGGGACCAGAAAACGATGAACTATACTTTGGCCTATAGGACGCGTTTGCTGATTAGAGTAACTGGATGGCTGCAGTTCCTTGGCTGTGGGTTTGTTTGGCTGGTTTGCTACATGTTCCTGTTGTTGATATTGTCTAATAAAAGACATTAAGTTAGGCCAGGAGGGACTATTCATGTCCCCTGGTAATAGTTGGCTTATTTGTTGCTCTGGGAACTGTATGTAATATGGCACATATTGCAATGCTGGATTTACTGGGTTGTTGCTTTGAGCCTGACGCTCAGAGGGAGCATAGTGATTAACTGCTGATTGGCCTTGTGGAAAATTTGCTAGCTTCTGATTTTGTGGTAGATATGGATAATA encodes:
- the ahsg2 gene encoding alpha-2-HS-glycoprotein 2; its protein translation is MSLLGFTVVLGLLLGVWAQHNVLRPLCDSPKAEEAALVAQDYLNGQHTHGYKYALNRIEDIKVQVEPNGQETYVLEIDLLETNCHVLDPTPLANCSVRPKLLTAVEGDCDVVLKRVGGVLTVTAFKCKTEESTEDLCVGCSTLLPLNDTAALDFVQASLAIFNNNTVNVTYTILEVGRMSSQLVSGGPQYLVEYVVVEANCTNDACMPLNDPMAQRGICTAKGFKIAHSVDCKMFAAPMMPAVDANSTVAAAPAVPPAVHVHTDSLSRRHGLKHHKLTSLHDPQQSGLLSAESAESAEIVPVVPAVVAAAADPAPAADPAPTAADPAPTAADPAPTADSTSDSSSSKEVPVIMFKRDIAAAAAPAVADSPAALTDPILLVPVCPGRVRFFS